One Vigna unguiculata cultivar IT97K-499-35 chromosome 7, ASM411807v1, whole genome shotgun sequence genomic region harbors:
- the LOC114192698 gene encoding uncharacterized protein LOC114192698 translates to MSLRVTRVFSTLVEEMKALQCNQEMVPANLPERSPVLLFLGGGMGAGKSTIREAILKEAFWSQIATNAVIVEADAFKEKDDIYKALNSTTVQLGRDHNEGLESAETVHEFSTRAASSLLVTALNEGRDVIMDSTLSWEPFVKQTITMARNVHRCKYRMGEGYKENEDGTVIENYWVEDEHGETPPTGESNTRQPYRIELVGVVCDSYIAIVRGIRRAIATGRAVRVNAQLKSHQRFARAFPKYCELVDNARLYFTNAIDHPPKLIGWKDGVEDLLVHPRDFKCMERIANLNVKADCIYNLYKEPNTVMESGSIWSEIILAPSRIEDQKELRKAIEKSEKYDG, encoded by the exons ATGAGTTTGCGAGTAACCAGAGTATTCTCTACCTTAGTAGAAGAAATGAAAGCACTGCAGTGTAATCAAGAAATGGTGCCCGCGAACTTACCTGAGAGGAGTCCAGTATTGCTGTTTCTGGGAGGTGGCATGGGGGCTGGAAAAAGCACCATCCGTGAAGCCATCCTGAAGGA AGCATTCTGGTCACAAATAGCTACCAATGCTGTGATAGTTGAGGCAGAtgcttttaaagaaaaagatgacaTATATAAGGCTCTTAATTCCACCACCGTTCAGTTGGGTCGTGATCATAATGAGGGGCTGGAAAGTGCTGAAACG GTGCATGAGTTTTCTACCCGTGCTGCATCATCTCTCCTCGTGACAGCGCTAAATGAAGGTCGAGATGTAATCATGGACAGTACCTTGTCATGGGAACCATTTGTAAAACAGACCATTACTATGGCAAGAAATGTTCACAGATGCAAATATAGAATGGGGGAAGGCTATAAAGAGAATGAAGATGGGACTGTCATTGAGAATTATTGGGTTGAAGATGAACACGGGGAAACTCCTCCAACAGGAGAATCAAACACTCGACAACCTTACAGGATTGAGTTAGTGGGCGTGGTTTGTGATAGCTATATTGCTATAGTGAGAGGCATTAG GAGAGCTATTGCGACAGGAAGAGCAGTAAGGGTGAATGCGCAACTAAAATCTCATCAAAGATTTGCCCGTGCATTTCCAAAATATTGTGAGCTTGTCGATAATGCCAGGCTTTATTTTACAAATGCTATCGATCATCCACCAAag CTCATAGGATGGAAAGATGGTGTTGAAGATTTACTGGTGCATCCTCGAGATTTTAAATGCATGGAGAGGATAGCCAATTTGAATGTTAAGGCTGATTGCATCTATAACCTCTACAAGGAACCAAACACCGTCATGGAATCCGGTTCCATTTGGAGTGAAATAATTTTGGCACCTTCAAGAATAGAAGACCAAAAAGAATTGAGGAAGGCTATTGAGAAATCAGAGAAATATGATGGCTAA
- the LOC114192655 gene encoding uncharacterized protein LOC114192655: protein MKLSDVLIVSAGLIAAAAAFSYLQSGGKEREKKKVVPKKKSGKTEGFSHYVARQLGFQDAEEVPHLCSLVQDYLKRSEECDGRIYEYISHSNGENIDSLYIKLVDEIEKCILSYFSFNWNQAPSIINQALSVKSPPIRKLREIILAATRKIRFERVIMSLRVTRVFSTLVEEMKALQCNQEMVPANLPERSPVLLFLGGGMGAGKSTIREAILKEAFWSQIATNAVIVEADAFKEKDDIYKALNSTTVQLGRDHNEGLESAETVHEFSTRAASSLLVTALNEGRDVIMDSTLSWEPFVKQTITMARNVHRCKYRMGEGYKENEDGTVIENYWVEDEHGETPPTGESNTRQPYRIELVGVVCDSYIAIVRAIRRAIATGRAVRVNAQLKSHQRFARAFPKYCELVDNARLYFTNAIDHPPKLIGWKDGVEDLLVHPRDFKCMERIANLNVKADCIYNLYKEPNTVMESGSIWSEIILAPSRIEDQKELRKAIEKSEKYDG, encoded by the exons ATGAAGTTGTCAGATGTTCTAATTGTTTCCGCCGGTTTAATTGCCGCCGCTGCCGCTTTCTCGTACCTCCAGAGTGGTgggaaagaaagagagaagaagaaggtcGTTCCTAAGAAGAAATCTGGAAAAACAGAAGGCTTTTCTCACTATGTTG CAAGACAACTGGGATTTCAAGACGCGGAAGAAGTTCCACATTTATGCTCGTTGGTCCAAGACTATTTGAAAAGAAGCGAGGAGTGTGATGGGAGAATCTATGAGTATATTTCTCATTCCAACGGAGAAAACATAGATTCCCTATATATAAAGCTTgtagatgaaattgaaaaatgcaTCCTAAGCTATTTTTCATTCAACTGGAATCAAGCTCCATCTATTATTAATCAA GCTTTAAGCGTGAAGTCTCCCCCTATAAGAAAGCTGAGGGAAATTATCTTGGCAGCTACaag GAAAATACGGTTTGAAAGAGTTATTATGAGTTTGCGAGTAACCAGAGTATTCTCTACCTTAGTAGAAGAAATGAAAGCACTGCAGTGTAATCAAGAAATGGTGCCCGCGAACTTACCTGAGAGGAGTCCAGTATTGCTGTTTCTGGGAGGTGGCATGGGGGCTGGAAAAAGCACCATCCGTGAAGCCATCCTGAAGGA AGCATTCTGGTCACAAATAGCTACCAATGCTGTGATAGTTGAGGCAGAtgcttttaaagaaaaagatgacaTATATAAGGCTCTTAATTCCACCACCGTTCAGTTGGGTCGTGATCATAATGAGGGGCTGGAAAGTGCTGAAACG GTGCATGAGTTTTCTACCCGTGCTGCATCATCTCTCCTCGTGACAGCGCTAAATGAAGGTCGAGATGTAATCATGGATAGTACCTTGTCATGGGAACCATTTGTAAAACAGACCATTACTATGGCAAGAAATGTTCACAGATGCAAATATAGAATGGGGGAAGGCTATAAAGAGAATGAAGATGGGACTGTCATTGAGAATTATTGGGTTGAAGATGAACACGGGGAAACTCCTCCAACAGGAGAATCAAACACTCGACAACCTTACAGGATTGAGTTAGTGGGCGTGGTTTGTGATAGCTATATTGCTATAGTGAGAGCCATTAG GAGAGCTATTGCGACAGGAAGAGCAGTAAGGGTGAATGCGCAACTAAAATCTCATCAAAGATTTGCCCGTGCATTTCCAAAATATTGTGAGCTTGTCGATAATGCCAGGCTTTATTTTACAAATGCTATCGATCATCCACCAAag CTCATAGGATGGAAAGATGGTGTTGAAGATTTACTGGTGCATCCTCGAGATTTTAAATGCATGGAGAGGATAGCCAATTTGAATGTTAAGGCTGATTGCATCTATAACCTCTACAAGGAACCAAACACCGTCATGGAATCCGGTTCCATTTGGAGTGAAATAATTTTGGCACCTTCAAGAATAGAAGACCAAAAAGAATTGAGGAAGGCTATTGAGAAATCAGAGAAATATGATGGCTAA